From the genome of Miscanthus floridulus cultivar M001 chromosome 10, ASM1932011v1, whole genome shotgun sequence, one region includes:
- the LOC136486544 gene encoding uncharacterized protein, whose product MEKRKRVLELRDRLDRTLAMPDLAEEASLRALVKKQILASSLSGSDQGDIDLIAETRAREVSEFLEMLNTSRDGRPSKVRGVPQKEWKVKQDTDQLRVMYREGPDGTPFHTLLAEGFADGPIDVCTCVSWESALYKKWFPQYNLPTFRIDQSGCLKKVRIGEEICMVRVKVPWPVSEREALLHYFELEYLKEDVVIVIMKTLSDLDGIDVRTHGFSRDGIPEAGDTVRIDVFGGFVLQRITKERSFFRAIANMDIKLDFVPPWLINFISRQLIGSGHKLYQKAVSTVATHDDDYRKALRGPLYVRIREYQDSDDKAKVTAAEENATEVPPANATIQNHLSLTNTISNSEIIEEETEQNTSINVDNLPTSHPCEPVEQAQQVENKPYISPEVERALCILDTAIAALKGDKAGNVTTLQNLLSYDATLEESTAGLRTSQTNILNADNLLNGHPITTVPQDSRDTRQAHSLASEKISNSAEDAIDKNSLKNSTASTVTKTMSMTLRSAIRVHGEESLDTNGFHQNGSGNNKESKTARKTKRWLCCLTPTTIG is encoded by the exons ATGGAGAAGAGGAAGCGGGTCCTGGAGCTGCGGGACcggctggaccggacgctggcgatgCCCGACCTCGCGGAGGAGGCCTCGCTCAGGGCGCTGGTCAAGAAGCAGATCCTGGCGTCGTCCCTGTCCGGCTCCGATCAAG GCGACATCGATCTCATTGCTGAAACGCGGGCCAGAGAAGTCTCCGAGTTTCTTGAAATGCTGAATACTTCGAGGGATGGGCGACCTTCAAAGGTTCGTGGGGTGCCACAGAAGGAGTGGAAG GTGAAGCAAGATACAGACCAATTAAGAGTTATGTACCGTGAGGGTCCAGATGGGACCCCGTTTCACACCCTGCTTGCTGAAGGCTTTGCTGATGGACCTATTGACGTTT gtacatgtgtgtcgTGGGAATCAGCTCTATACAAAAAATG GTTTCCACAATACAACCTTCCAACTTTTAGAATTGATCAGTCAGGCTGCTTGAAAAAGGTCCGAATTGGTGAAGAGATTTGTATGGTCAG GGTGAAGGTTCCATGGCCAGTTTCAGAGAGAGAGGCTCTTCTACATTATTTTGAATTGGAATATCTTAAAGAAGATGTCGTCATTGTGATAATGAAAACT TTATCAGACTTGGATGGCATAGATGTACGAACTCATGGATTTAGTAGGGATGGAATTCCTGAAGCTGGTGACACGGTTCGAATAGATGTGTTTGGAGGCTTTGTATTGCAAAGGATTACAAAAGAAAGAAGCTTTTTCAG GGCAATAGCTAATATGGATATTAAGCTAGATTTTGTTCCACCATGGTTGATCAACTTCATATCAAGGCAACTAATTGGCAGTGGGCATAAGCTGTATCAGAAG GCAGTCAGTACTGTGGCCACTCATGATGATGACTACAGGAAAGCTTTGAGAGGCCCACTCTATGTCAGGATCCGTGAATACCAGGATTCTGATGACAAGGCAAAGGTGACCGCAGCAGAGGAAAATGCTACTGAGGTGCCCCCTGCTAATGCCACTATACAAAATCATTTGTCACTAACAAATACCATATCGAATAGTGAGATTATTGAGGAGGAGACTGAACAGAACACATCCATCAATGTGGATAATCTTCCTACTAGCCATCCGTGTGAACCAGTTGAGCAAGCACAACAGGTCGAAAATAAACCTTATATCAGTCCTGAGGTAGAGCGTGCATTGTGCATATTGGACACTGCTATTGCAGCTCTCAAAGGCGATAAGGCTGGAAATGTTACCACGCTACAAAATTTGCTCAGTTATGATGCAACTTTGGAAGAGAGTACTGCTGGTTTGAGAACTTCACAAACAAACATTCTTAATGCAGACAATCTTCTGAACGGCCATCCTATTACCACAGTGCCACAAGACTCCAG AGATACCCGACAAGCACATTCATTGGCCAGTGAGAAAATTAGCAATAGTGCAGAAGACGCCATTGACAAAAATTCTCTGAAAAATTCGACAGCTTCTACCGTAACAAAGACTATGTCAATGACATTGCGAAGTGCAATAAGGGTGCATGGTGAAGAGAGCCTAGACACTAATGGCTTCCATCAGAATGGTTCCGGCAACAACAAAGAGTCAAAAACAGCAAGGAAGACCAAGAGATGGCTCTGCTGCTTAACCCCTACCACCATTGGATGA
- the LOC136490117 gene encoding prefoldin subunit 2-like, translating into MASKAGGDGKEAINEQVIANTYANMRTEMNQLYTKITELEMEVSEHSLVIGAIEPLDPSRRCYRMIGGVLVERTIKEVLPAVKRNKEGLEEVIARMHEALERKKKEITEFELKYKIRIRKADNDAEDEGGKKEGTAQGVLVGPA; encoded by the coding sequence ATGGCAAGCAAAGCAGGTGGTGATGGCAAAGAAGCCATAAACGAGCAAGTAATTGCCAACACTTATGCCAACATGCGTACCGAAATGAACCAGCTCTACACCAAGATCACAGAGCTGGAGATGGAGGTCAGCGAGCACTCCCTTGTGATCGGCGCGATCGAGCCACTGGACCCCTCGAGGCGCTGCTACAGGATGATTGGCGGCGTCCTGGTCGAAAGGACCATCAAGGAGGTCCTGCCTGCTGTGAAGCGCAACAAGGAAGGCCTCGAAGAGGTGATTGCTCGCATGCACGAGGCactggagaggaagaagaaggagatcaCCGAGTTCGAGCTCAAGTACAAGATCAGGATCCGGAAGGCTGACAATGACGCCGAGGACGAAGGCGGCAAGAAGGAAGGCACTGCGCAGGGAGTCCTTGTTGGTCCTGCCTGA
- the LOC136490118 gene encoding uncharacterized protein — MAPGGEGKPNTGGGSGGAKGGGRKRKFLPHGKPVRKGAYPLRPGVQGFFITCDGGRERQATREALSLLDSFYEGLVDGKGSDEKPKNIPDKPLNKKIKFEDSDSSDDEDEDHSGEEADNGNGNGVEKGKTTPSEKQQGVLDASDTASKDNTAPSEKQQEVIDTTDTTSKDNEEQAVTADEPREKKQRVEDPPVSEQTVQKETADEPKESTNKPKESSEKNIDDLIDEDLKEIGDRKKRLFASLESGCNGCIFIQMHKRAGDPGPVEIVQNMMSSAALTRKHMSRFILRVLPAEVSCYASEEEITKAISPLVEKYFPKECPSGHKFAVLYEARSNTGIDRMKIINAVAKSVPQPHKVDLSNPDKTIVVQIAKAICMIGVVERYKELSKFNLRQLTSPESEK; from the exons ATGGCCCCCGGTGGCGAGGGTAAGCCAAACAcgggcggcggcagcggtggcgccAAGGGTGGTGGGAGGAAGCGCAAGTTCCTTCCCCACGGCAAGCCGGTGCGGAAGGGGGCCTACCCGCTGCGCCCCGGCGTGCAGGGCTTCTTCATCACCTGCGACGGCGGCCGCGAGCGCCAGGCCACCCGCGAGGCGCTCTCCCTCCTTGACTCC TTCTATGAAGGCCTAGTGGATGGGAAAGGATCGGATGAGAAGCCTAAAAACATTCCAGACAAGCCACTGAACAAAAAGATAAAGTTTGAGGACTCTGATtcctcagatgatgaggatgaagacCACTCTGGTGAGGAAGCTGACAATGGGAATGGGAATGGTGTGGAGAAAGGTAAAACCACTCCATCCGAGAAGCAACAGGGGGTGCTTGATGCCTCTGATACTGCGAGCAAGGACAATACCGCTCCGTCTGAGAAGCAACAGGAGGTGATTGATACCACTGATACCACGAGCAAGGATAATGAGGAACAAGCAGTCACTGCTGATGAACCAAGAGAAAAGAAGCAACGTGTCGAAGACCCTCCAGTTTCTGAGCAGACTGTACAAAAAGAGACTGCTGATGAACCAAAGGAGTCCACTAATAAACCAAAAGAGTCCAGTGAAAAAAATATTGACGATTTGATTGACGAAGACCTGAAAGAAATAGGGGACAGGAAAAAG AGGCTCTTTGCAAGCCTTGAGTCTGGCTGCAATGGATGCATATTCATTCAAATGCATAAAAGAGCAGGAGACCCTGGTCCAGTTGAGATTGTACAAAACATGATGTCATCTGCTGCTTTGACTCGCAAACATATGTCAAG ATTTATTCTGCGAGTTTTGCCTGCTGAGGTGTCATGCTATGCATCCGAAGAGGAAATAACAAAGGCAATTAGTCCCCTTGTTGAAAAATACTTCCCAAAAGAATGCCCTTCAGGCCATAAG TTTGCAGTGTTATATGAAGCAAGGTCAAACACAGGAATTGATAGAATGAAAATCATAAATGCAGTAGCGAAATCTGTACCACAACCTCATAAAGTTGACCTGAGCAACCCAGACAAGACTATTGTTGTCCAGATTGCAAAG GCCATATGCATGATTGGAGTCGTGGAAAGGTACAAAGAGCTCTCAAAGTTCAACCTAAGGCAGCTGACTTCACCGGAGTCGGAGAAGTAG